In Streptomyces capitiformicae, one genomic interval encodes:
- a CDS encoding LLM class flavin-dependent oxidoreductase codes for MEIGVGLPTTVPDVDGHRLTTWARQAENHGFASLGVLDRLVYDNYESLTSLAAAAAVTERIRLTSSILIAAYRPGTAVLAKQAATVHALSGGRLTLGVAAGGREDDFQATGAPYRDRGRRLDDMITEMKAIWAGKGPVPGIGPFFPDDNGPELIVGGHTPAAMARAARHADGWIAGGSSATGYAELADRARQAWRTAGRAEKPRLVALIYACLGPGSREVAERYLRAYYAFIGPKAEMAAKAVITGAEGLRETVSAYAEAGCDELLIFPCTAESSQLELLAEATLG; via the coding sequence ATGGAGATAGGAGTGGGGCTGCCCACCACCGTGCCGGACGTCGACGGGCACCGGCTCACCACCTGGGCCAGGCAGGCCGAGAACCACGGCTTCGCCAGTCTGGGCGTGCTGGACCGGCTGGTGTACGACAACTACGAGTCCCTGACCTCCCTCGCGGCCGCCGCCGCGGTGACCGAGCGGATCCGGCTGACCTCCAGCATCCTGATCGCCGCCTACCGGCCGGGCACGGCGGTGCTCGCCAAGCAGGCGGCCACCGTCCACGCGCTCTCCGGCGGGCGGCTGACGCTGGGAGTGGCGGCCGGCGGCAGGGAGGACGACTTCCAGGCCACCGGCGCGCCCTACCGGGACCGCGGCCGACGGCTGGACGACATGATCACCGAGATGAAGGCCATCTGGGCGGGCAAGGGACCGGTGCCCGGCATCGGTCCGTTCTTCCCGGACGACAACGGCCCCGAGCTGATCGTGGGCGGGCACACTCCGGCCGCCATGGCCAGGGCCGCCCGGCACGCGGACGGCTGGATCGCCGGGGGCAGCTCGGCCACCGGGTACGCGGAACTGGCCGACCGGGCCCGCCAGGCCTGGCGGACGGCGGGGCGCGCGGAGAAACCCCGGCTGGTCGCGTTGATCTACGCGTGCCTGGGCCCTGGCTCCCGCGAGGTGGCTGAGCGCTACCTGCGGGCGTACTACGCCTTCATCGGCCCCAAGGCCGAGATGGCCGCCAAGGCCGTCATCACCGGCGCCGAAGGGCTGCGCGAGACCGTCTCGGCGTACGCGGAGGCGGGCTGCGACGAGCTGCTGATCTTCCCCTGCACGGCGGAGTCGAGCCAGCTGGAGCTGCTCGCGGAGGCCACGCTGGGCTGA
- a CDS encoding MarR family winged helix-turn-helix transcriptional regulator — translation MSSEAADGLSKEALCWELAGEIRALQGAVEAVDAAAAARLGINQTDLRCLDVLLQRESAAPGELGAALGLTTGSVTAMLDRLDRLGYLTREPDPADRRRSVVRASDRTRQAADEIYRPLAEEANEGLQRYSAAELRLLLDFVRGSREIQEKHVSRIRG, via the coding sequence ATGTCAAGTGAAGCTGCGGACGGCCTGAGCAAAGAGGCGCTGTGCTGGGAACTCGCCGGCGAGATCCGTGCCCTGCAGGGCGCGGTGGAGGCGGTCGACGCGGCGGCCGCCGCCCGGCTGGGAATCAACCAGACCGATCTGCGCTGCCTGGATGTGCTGCTGCAGCGTGAGAGCGCCGCACCCGGGGAACTGGGTGCGGCGCTCGGACTCACCACCGGCAGCGTCACGGCCATGCTGGACCGGCTGGACCGGCTCGGCTATCTGACCCGGGAGCCGGATCCGGCCGACCGGCGCAGGTCCGTCGTACGGGCCAGCGACCGCACCCGCCAGGCCGCGGACGAGATCTACCGGCCGCTCGCCGAGGAGGCGAACGAGGGGCTGCAGCGCTACTCGGCGGCGGAACTCCGGCTGCTGCTGGACTTCGTCCGCGGCAGCCGCGAGATCCAGGAGAAACACGTGTCCCGGATCCGCGGCTGA
- a CDS encoding NAD(P)/FAD-dependent oxidoreductase: MRDSTQILVIGGGPAGSTAAGLLAKEGFEVTLLERDKFPRYHIGESILPSCRPILEYLGVWDKVNRHGFQPKGGAYFFWGPEEWEVNFSGLGTDGTNAWQVVRSEFDEILLRHAAELGVTVVEETTVKEVHFENGRPVAASWVGTKDPGRSGRIAFDYVIDASGRTGLIAARQQRSRKYHEVFQNVAAWSYWKGVKRLDRGPDGAIAVCSAPDGWFWVIPLHDGTTSVGLVTGRDIFNEKKRAQGGIQEVYDQVVAECPTVAGLLDGAEQVSGMKVEQDYSYTADRFCGPGYLLSGDAACFLDPLLSTGVHLATYSGMLSAASLASVLRGEVAEEDAWEFYQTVYRHAYERLLVLVSVFYESYRGKEHHFYNAQRLTQNQRDNLNLQEAFDRIVTGIADMDDAQDVYASVHAHLNGAESGDPNPLANLNKVHEQKQAPMSPANAVGGLYLSFGPRLGLRRAEGAPVR, translated from the coding sequence ATGCGCGACTCCACCCAGATTCTTGTCATCGGGGGAGGTCCCGCCGGCTCCACGGCGGCCGGTCTGCTGGCCAAGGAGGGATTCGAGGTCACGCTGCTGGAACGGGACAAGTTCCCGCGCTACCACATCGGCGAGTCGATCCTGCCCTCCTGCCGGCCGATCCTCGAATACCTCGGTGTCTGGGACAAGGTGAACCGTCACGGCTTCCAACCGAAGGGCGGTGCCTACTTCTTCTGGGGCCCGGAAGAGTGGGAGGTCAACTTCAGCGGTCTCGGTACGGACGGCACCAACGCCTGGCAGGTGGTGCGTTCGGAGTTCGACGAGATCCTGCTGCGGCACGCGGCCGAGCTGGGGGTGACGGTGGTGGAGGAAACCACCGTCAAGGAGGTCCACTTCGAGAACGGCCGGCCGGTGGCCGCCAGTTGGGTGGGCACCAAGGACCCCGGCCGGTCCGGCCGGATCGCCTTCGACTACGTGATCGACGCCTCCGGCCGCACCGGGCTGATCGCCGCCCGGCAGCAGCGCAGCCGGAAGTACCACGAGGTGTTCCAGAACGTGGCCGCCTGGAGCTACTGGAAGGGCGTCAAGCGGCTCGACCGGGGCCCGGACGGCGCCATCGCGGTGTGCTCGGCTCCCGACGGCTGGTTCTGGGTCATCCCGCTGCACGACGGGACCACCAGCGTCGGACTGGTCACCGGGCGCGACATCTTCAACGAGAAGAAGCGCGCCCAGGGCGGCATCCAGGAGGTCTACGACCAGGTCGTCGCCGAGTGCCCGACCGTGGCGGGACTGCTGGACGGCGCCGAGCAGGTGTCCGGAATGAAGGTGGAACAGGACTACTCGTACACCGCCGACCGCTTCTGCGGGCCCGGCTATCTGCTCAGCGGTGACGCGGCCTGCTTCCTGGACCCGCTGCTGTCCACCGGGGTCCACCTGGCCACGTACAGCGGGATGCTGAGCGCCGCCAGCCTGGCCAGCGTGCTGCGCGGAGAGGTCGCGGAGGAGGACGCCTGGGAGTTCTACCAGACCGTCTACCGGCACGCCTACGAACGGCTGCTGGTCCTGGTGTCCGTCTTCTACGAGAGCTACCGCGGCAAGGAGCACCACTTCTACAACGCCCAGCGGCTCACGCAGAACCAGCGCGACAACCTCAACCTGCAGGAGGCGTTCGACCGCATCGTCACCGGCATCGCCGACATGGACGACGCACAGGACGTGTACGCCAGCGTCCACGCCCACCTCAACGGCGCGGAGAGCGGTGACCCGAACCCGCTGGCCAACCTCAACAAGGTCCACGAGCAGAAGCAGGCTCCGATGAGCCCGGCCAACGCCGTGGGCGGGCTGTATCTGTCCTTCGGGCCCCGCCTGGGCCTGCGGCGAGCGGAAGGAGCGCCGGTCCGATGA
- a CDS encoding FAD-dependent monooxygenase, whose protein sequence is MRDVETTRTRSAALIGCGIAGPVLAMFLQKAGIEAVIYEGSEKPRDDVGAFLNLAPNGLAVLDTLGVREDVERVGSQTTSTAFLNHHGKKLGENPAETLLLKRGLLNQALREAAVNRGIRVEYGKFFESVEEVGDGVRVRFADGTTAEADILIGCDGIHSKTRYTVMPDAPHPEYTGVIGTAGYTRSKDAAPADGVMRMSFCYKGFFGYQTIPGGEVYWFENYHQAKEPARGETERTPHEEWKSRLLERHRKDHHPVSAIIDSTASGIIGYPIYDMLTLPLWHRGRVCLVGDAAHATSPHVGQGASMAMEDAIVLAKCLRDLPTPQQAFAAFQSLRQERVEKIIKEGRRTGNQKAAANGFQRSVRDLVLPFFLKLGVKATVPVYSYRVSWEERVTENATAAAL, encoded by the coding sequence ATGCGTGACGTGGAGACGACCCGGACAAGGAGTGCGGCCCTGATCGGCTGCGGTATCGCCGGGCCGGTCTTGGCCATGTTCCTGCAGAAGGCGGGAATCGAAGCCGTCATCTACGAGGGAAGTGAAAAGCCCCGTGACGACGTCGGTGCCTTTCTGAACCTGGCACCCAACGGACTGGCCGTACTGGACACCCTGGGTGTCCGCGAAGACGTCGAACGCGTGGGAAGCCAGACCACCAGCACCGCCTTCCTCAACCATCACGGCAAGAAGCTCGGCGAGAACCCCGCCGAGACCCTGCTGCTGAAGCGGGGCCTGCTCAACCAGGCCCTGCGCGAGGCCGCGGTGAACCGCGGAATCCGGGTGGAGTACGGCAAGTTCTTCGAGAGTGTGGAGGAGGTCGGCGACGGTGTCCGGGTGCGCTTCGCCGACGGCACCACCGCCGAGGCGGACATCCTGATCGGCTGCGACGGCATCCACTCCAAGACCCGGTACACCGTGATGCCCGACGCTCCCCACCCCGAGTACACCGGTGTGATCGGCACGGCCGGGTACACCCGTTCCAAGGACGCCGCGCCGGCCGACGGGGTCATGCGGATGTCCTTCTGCTACAAGGGCTTCTTCGGCTACCAGACCATTCCGGGCGGAGAGGTCTACTGGTTCGAGAACTACCACCAGGCCAAGGAACCCGCGCGGGGCGAGACGGAGCGGACTCCCCACGAGGAGTGGAAGTCCCGGCTGCTGGAACGCCACCGCAAGGATCACCACCCCGTCTCGGCCATCATCGACTCCACGGCGAGCGGCATCATCGGCTACCCCATCTACGACATGCTCACGTTGCCGCTGTGGCACCGGGGCAGGGTCTGCCTCGTCGGCGACGCCGCCCACGCCACCTCGCCGCACGTGGGGCAAGGGGCCTCCATGGCCATGGAGGACGCGATCGTCCTGGCCAAGTGCCTGCGCGACCTTCCCACCCCGCAGCAGGCCTTCGCGGCCTTCCAGTCCCTCCGCCAGGAGCGGGTGGAGAAGATCATCAAGGAGGGCCGCAGGACCGGCAACCAGAAGGCGGCGGCCAACGGCTTCCAGCGCTCGGTACGGGACCTGGTCCTGCCGTTCTTCCTGAAGCTCGGCGTCAAGGCGACCGTTCCCGTGTACTCGTACCGGGTTTCCTGGGAGGAGCGGGTGACCGAGAACGCGACGGCCGCCGCCCTGTGA
- a CDS encoding methyltransferase has product MTSQNTAVSPEDITKISGLGHSFTVSKLLLSALEVGVFTAVANSAEGSAETEELRAATGLHARAATDFFDALVALGLLEKKDGRYHNSTLAQTCLVRGENYRGGFLDGANFVLYPAWGRLTEALRTGKPQAEGDFEEMLNDPRARQTFLAMQDALSSPLVPQLLEAVDFSGFRTLADIGGARGNLAGLILQARPGLTGQVFDRPQNAEPCAEHAKALGVDGRLEFTGGDFFADPLPAADVLVIGHVLADFSVDERKQLVAKAFEAVNPGGALLVYDPMPGDEPHLPALVSSLHMLVMTPAGAGYHPGDCEQWMRVAGFSEVTRHPLLLGNTLLVARKPV; this is encoded by the coding sequence ATGACGAGTCAGAACACAGCGGTCTCCCCTGAGGACATCACCAAGATCAGCGGCCTCGGCCACAGCTTCACCGTTTCCAAGCTGCTGCTCAGCGCTCTCGAGGTCGGCGTGTTCACCGCGGTGGCGAACAGCGCCGAAGGCAGCGCCGAGACCGAGGAACTGCGGGCCGCCACCGGGCTGCACGCGCGGGCCGCCACCGACTTCTTCGATGCCCTGGTGGCCCTCGGGCTGCTGGAGAAGAAGGACGGCCGCTACCACAACAGCACGCTGGCCCAGACGTGCCTGGTGCGCGGCGAGAACTACCGGGGCGGCTTCCTGGACGGGGCGAACTTCGTGCTCTACCCCGCCTGGGGACGGCTCACCGAGGCGCTGCGCACCGGCAAGCCGCAGGCCGAGGGCGACTTCGAGGAGATGCTGAACGATCCTCGGGCCCGGCAGACGTTTCTCGCCATGCAGGACGCCCTCAGCTCCCCGCTGGTGCCGCAACTGCTGGAGGCGGTCGACTTCAGCGGGTTCCGCACCCTGGCGGACATCGGCGGTGCGCGCGGCAACCTCGCCGGGCTCATCCTCCAGGCGAGGCCGGGGCTGACCGGCCAGGTCTTCGACCGCCCCCAGAACGCCGAGCCGTGCGCGGAGCACGCCAAGGCCCTGGGGGTGGACGGCAGGCTGGAGTTCACCGGCGGGGACTTCTTCGCCGACCCGCTGCCCGCCGCGGACGTGCTGGTCATCGGTCATGTGCTCGCCGACTTCTCGGTCGACGAACGCAAGCAGCTGGTGGCGAAGGCTTTCGAGGCCGTCAACCCGGGTGGTGCGCTGCTGGTGTACGACCCGATGCCGGGGGACGAGCCCCACCTGCCCGCGCTGGTGTCGAGCCTGCACATGCTGGTGATGACTCCGGCCGGGGCGGGTTACCACCCCGGCGACTGCGAACAGTGGATGCGCGTGGCCGGGTTCAGCGAGGTCACCCGCCATCCGCTGCTGCTCGGCAACACTCTGCTCGTCGCCCGCAAGCCCGTCTGA
- a CDS encoding acetylserotonin O-methyltransferase, whose translation MPEMTDTDTAAGPAAVLGQAMAFQSAKLVLTGMELGLFEALAEEPGDEEELRKRLDLHPRGTGHFLAALTELGFLEREESGRYRNSDTTRRCLVPGGEGYLGGFLRAADRVMYPAWGRLSESLRTGAPQAATFSGEDMFGELYDSEEKKDGLVGMAEDASRPLIPALAAGFDWAAHHSVLELGGCRGNVLAGLVRAHPHLDARVFDLPQLESDFTAHMAAIGMTGKVGFHGGDFFAGPLPEADVLMIGHSLIDWNDEQRQRLVRNAFAAVRPGGAFLVWDPVIVDGEDSYLRNLIRSLNLQLMTPHGTGYDLAQCAEWMRAAGFASVSHTSLGHDVTLVIARKE comes from the coding sequence ATGCCCGAGATGACTGACACCGACACCGCCGCCGGACCGGCGGCCGTGCTGGGCCAGGCCATGGCGTTCCAGTCGGCGAAACTCGTCCTGACCGGGATGGAGCTGGGCCTGTTCGAGGCGCTGGCCGAGGAGCCTGGCGACGAGGAGGAGCTGCGCAAGCGGCTCGACCTCCATCCCCGGGGCACCGGACACTTCCTGGCGGCCCTGACCGAGCTGGGATTCCTGGAGCGCGAGGAATCCGGGCGGTACCGCAACTCGGACACCACCCGGCGCTGCCTGGTGCCGGGCGGCGAGGGCTACCTGGGCGGCTTTCTGCGGGCCGCGGACCGGGTGATGTACCCGGCCTGGGGCCGGCTCTCCGAGTCGCTGCGCACCGGCGCGCCGCAGGCCGCCACCTTCAGCGGCGAGGACATGTTCGGCGAGCTGTACGACAGCGAGGAGAAGAAGGACGGGCTGGTCGGCATGGCCGAGGACGCCAGCCGTCCGCTCATCCCCGCGCTGGCGGCCGGCTTCGACTGGGCGGCCCACCACTCGGTGCTGGAGCTCGGCGGCTGTCGCGGCAACGTGCTGGCCGGGCTGGTCCGGGCCCATCCGCACCTGGACGCCCGCGTGTTCGATCTGCCACAGCTGGAGTCCGACTTCACCGCGCACATGGCGGCGATCGGGATGACCGGCAAGGTCGGGTTCCACGGCGGGGACTTCTTCGCGGGTCCGCTGCCCGAGGCCGATGTGCTGATGATCGGCCACTCGCTCATCGACTGGAACGACGAGCAGCGGCAGCGACTGGTCCGCAACGCCTTCGCGGCGGTGCGACCCGGTGGGGCGTTCCTGGTGTGGGACCCGGTCATCGTGGACGGGGAGGACAGCTACCTGAGGAACCTCATCCGCAGCCTCAACCTCCAGCTGATGACGCCGCACGGCACCGGGTACGACCTGGCCCAGTGCGCCGAGTGGATGCGGGCGGCCGGCTTCGCGTCCGTCAGCCACACCTCGCTCGGCCACGACGTCACCTTGGTCATCGCCAGGAAGGAGTGA
- a CDS encoding FAD-dependent monooxygenase: MYDVRIPVLIIGGGPVGLSTALFSGRRGVRTMLLEKRDSTSTLPRAPGLQARTMELFRAAGLGQDIRALEMGDSHSYFEGGIIKVHTFAGIDDAELLEAPSLDGPTVSPERVMGCGQDRYEKVLAEKAREAGADVRFGTRLISFEQDEDGVTAVAEENGGKRYTIRADYLVGADGAGSLTRESLGVERSGRGTVFNALSIYFRAPELEKLLKDRKFILCYASASGTLMGLSRLHGCDPWLATPLYYPEKGEKPEDYTDERCVDIVRRSAGKDIDVEVVAKVPWRGAQLVSDTFRVGRVFLAGDAAHVHPPAGGFGANTGIHDAHNLSWKLAAELQGWGTDALLDTYDAERRPLGTAMSEQALVRNRIRHGYATEQDRADFVDDVIITLGYRYRSSSVLAPADAKVLTPDLELTGEPGTRAPHLWLRRGEETISTIDLFWDSYVLLTGPDGAPWAEAATKVAEKLGIPLRTHAIGPDEELRPTDREWTEVYGVGPAGAVLVRPDAFVSWRSAESVADPLAVLSDVIARVSGHEPATV, encoded by the coding sequence ATGTACGACGTGAGGATCCCAGTACTGATCATCGGTGGAGGGCCCGTGGGCCTGTCCACCGCCCTCTTCAGCGGGCGACGTGGTGTGCGCACGATGCTGCTGGAGAAGCGTGACAGCACCTCCACCCTGCCGCGCGCCCCGGGTCTGCAGGCCCGCACGATGGAACTGTTCCGGGCAGCGGGTCTCGGCCAGGACATCCGGGCCCTGGAGATGGGCGACTCCCACTCCTACTTCGAGGGCGGCATCATCAAGGTGCACACCTTCGCCGGCATCGATGACGCCGAGCTTCTGGAAGCCCCTTCGCTGGACGGGCCGACGGTCAGCCCCGAGCGGGTCATGGGCTGTGGTCAGGACCGCTACGAGAAGGTCCTGGCCGAGAAGGCGCGGGAGGCCGGCGCCGACGTCCGCTTCGGCACCCGTCTGATCTCCTTCGAGCAGGACGAGGACGGCGTCACCGCCGTCGCGGAGGAGAACGGCGGCAAGCGGTACACCATCCGGGCCGACTACCTGGTGGGCGCGGACGGCGCCGGAAGCCTCACCCGGGAGTCGCTCGGGGTCGAGCGGAGCGGCCGCGGCACCGTCTTCAACGCCCTCAGCATCTACTTCCGGGCGCCCGAGCTGGAAAAGCTGCTGAAGGACCGTAAGTTCATCCTCTGCTACGCCAGTGCCAGCGGCACGCTGATGGGTCTGTCCCGGCTGCACGGCTGCGACCCCTGGCTGGCGACTCCCCTCTACTACCCGGAGAAGGGGGAGAAGCCGGAGGACTACACCGACGAGCGCTGCGTCGACATCGTGCGCCGCTCGGCCGGCAAGGACATCGACGTGGAGGTCGTCGCCAAGGTGCCGTGGCGCGGCGCCCAGTTGGTCTCCGACACCTTCCGGGTGGGCCGGGTGTTCCTGGCCGGTGACGCCGCGCATGTGCACCCGCCGGCCGGTGGGTTCGGCGCCAACACCGGTATTCACGACGCCCACAACCTGTCCTGGAAGCTGGCCGCGGAGCTGCAGGGCTGGGGCACCGACGCCCTGCTGGACACGTACGACGCCGAGCGCCGCCCCCTGGGCACGGCCATGTCCGAGCAGGCGCTGGTCCGCAACCGGATCCGGCACGGCTACGCCACCGAGCAGGACAGGGCCGACTTCGTCGACGACGTCATCATCACGCTCGGCTACCGCTACCGCTCCTCGTCGGTGCTCGCTCCGGCGGACGCCAAGGTACTCACCCCCGACCTGGAGCTCACCGGCGAGCCCGGCACCCGCGCTCCCCACCTGTGGCTGCGCCGGGGCGAGGAGACGATCTCCACGATCGACCTGTTCTGGGACTCGTACGTGCTGCTCACCGGCCCCGACGGCGCCCCCTGGGCCGAGGCGGCGACGAAGGTCGCGGAGAAACTCGGGATACCGCTGCGCACCCATGCGATCGGTCCGGACGAGGAGCTGCGGCCCACCGACCGCGAGTGGACCGAGGTCTACGGGGTGGGCCCGGCGGGCGCGGTGCTGGTCCGCCCGGACGCCTTCGTGTCCTGGCGATCGGCGGAGTCCGTGGCCGACCCGCTGGCGGTGCTGTCCGATGTGATCGCCCGTGTGTCCGGCCATGAGCCGGCCACGGTCTGA
- a CDS encoding methyltransferase, translating into MTHTIPDVSTPAGIIRLGNMFCDAKALLTAVELRLFTVLHEKGQATEEEIRSALELHGRGLSDFLSLLTALGLLERENGRYRNTTGADTYLVHGKKSYVGGFLERSNRNLYPAWGRLSEGLRTGKQQSGSDFDAVTKNPHILRQFVGMMDALTHVVGPELAQKYDWSGHASVLDVGGARGNLCSIITKHHPHLTGHVFDLPAMEPLFDERVAEDGLTERVTFHGGSFFTDPLPTADVVILGHVLHDWDKSQRAELIAKAYDAVNPGGTLLIYDRMLEDESTHIENLVISLDMLLVTDGGEEYPISEAVAVAKQVGFSTVEVSPLSEYDTLVVCRKKA; encoded by the coding sequence ATGACGCACACCATTCCCGACGTCAGTACTCCTGCCGGGATCATCCGGCTCGGCAACATGTTTTGCGACGCCAAGGCGCTGCTGACCGCTGTCGAGCTGCGCCTGTTCACGGTGCTCCACGAGAAGGGCCAGGCCACCGAGGAGGAGATCAGGTCCGCGCTGGAGCTGCACGGGCGTGGCCTGTCGGACTTCCTGAGCCTGCTCACGGCCCTCGGCCTGCTGGAGCGTGAGAACGGGCGTTACCGCAACACCACGGGCGCGGACACCTACCTGGTGCACGGCAAGAAGAGCTACGTCGGCGGCTTCCTGGAGCGGTCGAACCGGAACCTCTACCCCGCGTGGGGCCGGCTCTCCGAGGGCCTGCGCACCGGGAAGCAGCAGTCCGGCAGCGACTTCGACGCCGTCACGAAGAACCCGCACATCCTGCGCCAGTTCGTCGGCATGATGGACGCCCTCACCCACGTCGTCGGACCCGAACTCGCCCAGAAGTACGACTGGTCGGGCCACGCCTCCGTGCTCGACGTCGGCGGCGCCCGGGGCAACCTGTGCTCCATCATCACCAAGCACCACCCTCACCTCACGGGCCACGTCTTCGACCTCCCGGCGATGGAACCGCTCTTCGACGAGCGGGTCGCCGAGGACGGCCTCACCGAACGCGTCACCTTCCACGGCGGCAGCTTCTTCACGGACCCGCTGCCCACCGCCGACGTCGTCATCCTCGGGCACGTCCTGCACGACTGGGACAAGAGCCAGCGCGCCGAGCTCATCGCGAAGGCGTACGACGCCGTCAACCCCGGCGGGACCCTGCTGATCTACGACCGGATGCTGGAGGACGAGTCCACGCACATCGAGAACCTGGTGATCAGCCTCGACATGCTGCTCGTCACGGACGGCGGTGAGGAGTACCCGATCTCCGAGGCCGTGGCGGTCGCCAAGCAGGTCGGCTTCTCCACCGTCGAGGTCTCCCCGCTCAGCGAGTACGACACGCTCGTTGTCTGCCGCAAGAAGGCCTGA
- a CDS encoding cation:proton antiporter domain-containing protein: MELSTLVTLLLDLTVIVVLARLLGALARRLKQPAVIGEILGGILLGPTLFHGGITAFLFPAEVRPSLTMLASIGVCVFMFLVGLEFDRDLLRGQGRIAAGVSLSAVVLPFSLGALLALHLVDDHPTGHRLAFVLFLGTAMSVTAFPVLARILTDKGLIDTPIGGLALAAAAVDDVLAWTMLAVVAALAGAGGAPWHVLLVLPYAAAMLWVVRPLLARLAERGAAAGRPTGWPADAGVLLAVAAGLLLSAQATEWMGLHLIFGAFLFGIVMPRQGASRLRAHALPRVERICSTLLLPVFFMVAGLKVDLSSMDATAFGELGLILLVAIGGKFVGAFLGARLNGVRPRHSVVLAVLINTRGLTELIVLTVGLQIGVLDQPLYSLMVVMALVTTGMAGILLPFVYPDERIRQDLAARDHAPHAPDPDGTATADDTSTLSRSRPPLPER, encoded by the coding sequence GTGGAACTGAGCACGTTGGTGACGCTGCTGCTCGATCTGACGGTGATCGTCGTCTTGGCGCGCCTGCTCGGTGCGCTGGCCCGGCGCCTGAAGCAGCCTGCCGTGATCGGCGAGATCCTCGGCGGGATCCTCCTCGGGCCGACGCTGTTCCACGGCGGGATAACCGCCTTCCTCTTCCCCGCCGAGGTCCGGCCGTCCCTGACGATGCTGGCGAGCATCGGCGTATGTGTGTTCATGTTCCTCGTCGGCCTGGAGTTCGACCGCGATCTGTTGCGCGGTCAGGGCCGCATCGCGGCAGGCGTGTCGCTCAGCGCGGTCGTCCTGCCGTTCTCCCTCGGAGCGCTGCTCGCCCTGCACCTCGTGGACGACCATCCCACCGGGCACCGGCTCGCCTTCGTACTGTTCCTCGGTACGGCGATGTCCGTGACGGCGTTCCCCGTGCTCGCCCGCATCCTGACCGACAAGGGCCTTATCGACACCCCCATCGGCGGACTGGCACTCGCCGCCGCGGCGGTCGACGACGTGCTCGCCTGGACGATGCTGGCCGTCGTGGCGGCGCTGGCCGGAGCCGGCGGCGCCCCCTGGCACGTCCTGCTCGTCCTGCCCTACGCCGCCGCGATGCTGTGGGTCGTACGACCGCTGCTGGCCCGGTTGGCCGAGCGCGGTGCGGCGGCGGGTCGGCCCACCGGGTGGCCGGCCGACGCGGGCGTACTGCTCGCCGTCGCGGCCGGACTGCTGCTGTCGGCCCAGGCGACCGAATGGATGGGCCTGCATCTGATCTTCGGAGCGTTCCTCTTCGGCATCGTCATGCCGCGTCAGGGTGCCTCGAGGCTGCGCGCGCACGCCCTGCCCCGGGTCGAGCGGATCTGCTCGACCCTGCTGCTCCCGGTGTTCTTCATGGTCGCCGGCCTCAAGGTCGACCTGTCGTCGATGGACGCCACGGCCTTCGGCGAGCTGGGCCTGATCCTCCTGGTGGCGATCGGAGGCAAGTTCGTCGGCGCGTTCCTCGGGGCCCGGCTCAATGGCGTGCGACCGCGGCACTCGGTCGTGCTGGCCGTTCTCATCAACACCCGCGGCCTCACCGAGCTGATCGTGCTGACGGTCGGACTGCAGATCGGGGTGCTGGATCAGCCCCTCTATTCGCTCATGGTCGTGATGGCCCTGGTCACGACCGGCATGGCCGGCATCCTGCTGCCGTTCGTGTATCCCGATGAGCGGATACGTCAGGACCTGGCCGCCCGCGACCACGCGCCGCACGCGCCGGACCCCGACGGGACCGCCACCGCGGACGACACGTCAACGCTGTCCCGTTCCCGCCCACCGCTCCCCGAGAGGTAA
- a CDS encoding VOC family protein, translated as MRTSLNARRWAAGTAASALLVVGLGSVGNATEAKKDKGDVVAAATRYGQPNLYTSDVDKMLDFYSKALGFTVDHRFPAEGPAVFGTVSKGGTYYITFTTYDTIRTYTGLKHIQKSGFKQSDIAVLVDNVDQAFAKAKNAGAHVLMAPKDQPWGERQAYICDPEGNLVQISTHTEG; from the coding sequence ATGAGGACGTCGTTGAACGCGCGTAGATGGGCTGCGGGGACCGCGGCATCCGCGTTGCTGGTAGTCGGCCTGGGAAGCGTCGGAAACGCCACCGAAGCCAAGAAGGACAAGGGTGACGTAGTCGCGGCGGCGACCCGCTACGGGCAGCCGAACCTGTACACCAGCGACGTCGACAAGATGCTCGATTTCTACAGCAAGGCGCTGGGCTTCACGGTGGATCACCGGTTCCCGGCGGAAGGACCCGCGGTGTTCGGCACCGTGAGCAAGGGGGGCACTTACTACATCACCTTCACCACGTACGACACGATCCGGACGTACACGGGCCTGAAGCACATCCAGAAGTCCGGGTTCAAGCAGTCGGACATCGCCGTGCTCGTCGACAACGTCGACCAGGCATTCGCCAAGGCCAAGAACGCCGGGGCGCATGTGCTCATGGCCCCCAAGGACCAGCCGTGGGGCGAGCGTCAGGCCTACATCTGTGACCCCGAGGGCAACCTCGTGCAGATCTCCACGCACACCGAGGGCTGA